Part of the Schistocerca americana isolate TAMUIC-IGC-003095 chromosome 5, iqSchAmer2.1, whole genome shotgun sequence genome, TGGGGGACCAACAGtgcgaaactgttttaggagcaatgggggaccaacagtatgaaactgttttaggagcaatggggggccaacagtgcgaaactgttttaggagcaaAGGGGTACCAACAGtgcgaaactgttttaggagcaatgggggaccaacagtgcgaaactgttttaggagcaatgggggaccaacagtgcgaaactgttttaggagcaaCGGGGTACCAACAGTGCAAGACTGTTTTAGGAGCCACGGGTGACCAACAGtgcgaaactgttttaggagcaatgggggaccaacagtgcgaaactgttttaggagcaatgggggaccaacagtgtgaaactgttttaggagcaatgggggaccaacagtgcgaaactgttttaggagcaatGGGGGACCAACATTAtgaaactgttttaggagcaatgggggaccaacagtgcgaaactgttttaggagcaaAGGGGTACCAACAGtgcgaaactgttttaggagcaatgggggaccaacagtgcgaaactgttttaggaacaatgggggaccaacagtgcgaaactgttttaggagcaaCGGGGTACCAACAGTGCGAGAATGTTTTAGGAGCCACGGGGGACCAACAGtgcgaaactgttttaggagcaatgggggaccaacagtgtgaaactgttttaggagcaaAGGGGTACCAACAGtgcgaaactgttttaggagcaatGGGGGATCAAAAGtgcgaaactgttttaggagcaatgggggaccaacagtgcgaaactgttttaggagcaaAGGGGTACCAACAGtgcgaaactgttttaggagcaatggaggaccaacagtgcgaaactgttttaggagcaatgggggaccaacagtgcgaaactgttttaggagcaaCGGGGTACCAACAGTGCGAGAATGTTTTAGGAGCCACGGGGGACCAACAGTGtgaaactgttttaggagcaatgggggaccaacagtgtgaaactgttttaggagcaaCTGGGTACCAACAGtgcgaaactgttttaggagcaatGGG contains:
- the LOC124616635 gene encoding collagen alpha-1(XXVII) chain B-like, translating into MGDQQCETVLGATGYQQSETVLGAMGDQQCETVSGAMGDQQCETVLGAMGDQQYETVLGAMGGQQCETVLGAKGYQQCETVLGAMGDQQCETVLGAMGDQQCETVLGATGYQQCKTVLGATGDQQCETVLGAMGDQQCETVLGAMGDQQCETVLGAMGDQQCETVLGAMGDQHYETVLGAMGDQQCETVLGAKGYQQCETVLGAMGDQQCETVLGTMGDQQCETVLGATGYQQCENVLGATGDQQCETVLGAMGDQQCETVLGAKGYQQCETVLGAMGDQKCETVLGAMGDQQCETVLGAKGYQQCETVLGAMEDQQCETVLGAMGDQQCETVLGATGYQQCENVLGATGDQQCETVLGAMGDQQCETVLGATGYQQCETVLGAMGDQKCETVLGAMGDQQCETVLGAKGYQQCETVLGAMGDQQCETVLGATGYQQCKTVLGATGDQQCETVLGAMGHQKCETVLGAMGDQQ